From Ficedula albicollis isolate OC2 chromosome 5, FicAlb1.5, whole genome shotgun sequence, one genomic window encodes:
- the CTNND1 gene encoding catenin delta-1 isoform X4: MDDSEVESTASILASVKEQEAQFEKLTRALEEERRHVSAQLERVRVSPQDAGPGLANGTLTRRHQNGRFLGDADLERQKYSDLKLNGPQDHSHLLYSTIPRMQDPGQIVEETYTMEEDPEGAMSVVSVETSDDGTTRRTETTVKKVVKTVTTRTVQQVPMGPDGLPLETSPVTSSYVQTMDRNFRKNGNGGPGSYLGQAGTATLPRNYHYPDGYGRPYEDGYPGSDHSYGSLSRVTRIDERWRPSMDTYRAPSRQDIYGPQPQVRVGGSNMDLNHFHPEPYGLEDDQRSVGFEDVDYGLMSDYGTARRAGTPSDARRRLRSCEDMLVDEVAPDRYYWAPLAQHERGSLASLDSLRKGGPAPGNWRQPELPEVIAMLSFRLDAVKSNAAAYLQHLCYRNDKVKTEVRRLKGIPVLVGLLDHPKKEVHYGACGALKNISFGKDQDNKIAIKNCDGVPALVRLLRKAHDMDLTEVITGTLWNLSSHDSIKMAIVDHALHALTDEVVIPRSGWEREPNEDSKPRHIEWESVLTNTAGCLRNVSSERSEARRKLRECDGLVDALIYIVQSEIGQKDSDSKLVENCVCLLRNLSYQVHREIPHAERYQETPLVPANNAGPHNASCFGAKKGKDEWFSRGKKLPEDPGADTVDFPKRTTPAKGYELLFQPEVVRIYISLLKESKTPAILEASAGAIQNLCAGSWTYGRCIRSALRQEKGLSAIADLLSHDSERVVKAASGALRNLAVDLRNKELIGKHAIPNLVKNLPGGQQTPAKNLSEDTVVSILNTINEVIVDNLEAAKKLRETQGIEKLVLINKSGNRSEREVRAAALVLQTVWGYKELRKPLEKEGWKKSDFQVNLSNASRTQGGNSFDDSTLPLIDRNQKTDKKSSREEIQMSNMGPDNYSTLNERDHSRTLDRSGDLGEMEPVKAAPLMKI, encoded by the exons ATGGACGACTCAGAAGTGGAGTCGACCGCCAGCATCCTTGCCTCTGTCaaggagcaggaggcacagtTCGAGAAGCTGACCCGGGCCCTGGAGGAGGAACGGCGCCATGTCTCGGCCCAGCTGGAGCGAGTCCGGGTCTCCCCACAGGACGCCGGCCCGGGCTTGGCCAACGGCACGCTCACCCGGCGGCACCAG aaCGGACGTTTCCTGGGCGATGCTGAcctggaaaggcagaaatacTCAGATCTGAAGCTCAACGGGCCACAG GACCACAGCCACCTCTTGTACAGCACAATCCCCAGGATGCAGGACCCGGGCCAGATCGTGGAGGAGACGTACACCATGGAGGAGGACCCAGAAGGTGCCATGTCGGTCGTGTCTGTGGAGACATCAGATGATGGGACAACTCGGCGTACAGAGACCACG GTGAAGAAAGTGGTGAAGACTGTGACCACCCGGACGGTGCAGCAGGTGCCGATGGGGCCTGATGGGCTGCCTTTGGAAACGTCCCCCGTCACCAGCAGCTACGTCCAGACCATGGACAGGAACTTCCGCAAGAACGGCAACGGGGGCCCCGGCAGCTACCTGGGCCAGGCGGGCACGGCCACCCTCCCTCGCAACTACCACTACCCCGACGGCTACGGCCGCCCCTACGAGGACGGGTACCCGGGCAGCGACCACAGCTACGGCAGCCTGTCCCGCGTCACCCGCATCGACGAGCGCTGGCGCCCCTCCATGGACACCTACCGCGCCCCCAGCCGCCAGGACATCTAcggcccccagccccaggtgcGCGTCGGGGGCAGCAACATGGACCTCAACCATTTCCACCCCGAGCCCTACGGCCTGGAGGATGACCAGCGCAGCGTGGGCTTTGAAGACGTGGACTACGGGCTCATGTCTGACTATGGCACGGCCAGGAGGGCGGGGACCCCGTCTGATGCTCGGCGGCGGCTCAG GAGTTGTGAAGACATGCTGGTGGATGAAGTGGCCCCCGACCGGTACTACTGGGCCCCGCTGGCCCAGCACGAGCGGGGCAGCCTGGCCAGCCTGGACAGCCTGCGGAAAGGCGGCCCGGCCCCGGGGAACTGGCGCCAGCCAGAGCTGCCGGAGGTCATCGCCATGCTGAGCTTCCGCCTGGACGCCGTCAAGTCCAACGCGGCCGCCTACCTGCAGCACCTGTGCTACCGCAACGACAAGGTGAAGACGGAGGTGCGCCGGCTGAAGGGCATCCCCGTGCTCGTGGGGCTGCTGGATCACCCCAAGAAGGAGGTGCACTACGGCGCCTGTGGGGCTCTCAAGAACATCTCCTTCGGCAAGGACCAGGATAACAAGATCGCCATCAAGAACTGCGACGGCGTGCCCGCGCTGGTGCGCCTGCTGCGCAAGGCCCACGACATGGACCTCACCGAGGTCATCACAG GGACGCTGTGGAACCTGTCCTCGCACGACTCCATCAAGATGGCCATTGTGGATCACGCACTACATGCCCTGACCGATGAGGTGGTCATTCCACGCTCCGGCTGGGAGCGGGAGCCCAACGAGGATTCCAAACCCCGCCATATAGAGTGGGAGTCGGTGCTCACCAACACTGCTGGCTGCCTTAG gaaTGTGAGCTCGGAGCGGAGCGAGGCCCGTCGGAAGCTGCGGGAATGTGACGGGCTGGTGGACGCGCTGATCTACATCGTGCAATCCGAGATTGGCCAGAAGGATTCGGACAGCAAG CTGGTGGAGAACTGTGTGTGCCTGCTGAGGAACTTGTCCTACCAAGTCCACCGCGAGATCCCCCACGCCGAGCGCTACCAGGAGACGCCCCTTGTCCCTGCCAACAACGCTGGGCCCCACAATGCCAGCTGCTTCGGGGCCAAGAAAGGCAAAG ACGAGTGGTTCTCCAGAG GTAAAAAGCTCCCAGAAGACCCTGGTGCTGACACAGTGGATTTTCCCAAAAGAACAACTCCAGCCAAAG GCTACGAGCTCCTCTTCCAGCCAGAGGTGGTGCGGATATACATCTCCCTGCTGAAGGAAAGCAAGACTCCAGCTATCCTGGAGGCTTCGGCAGGAGCCATCCAGAACCTGTGCGCCGGCAGCTGGACG TACGGCCGGTGCATCCGCTCCGCCCTGCGCCAGGAGAAGGGGCTCTCCGCCATCGCCGACCTCCTGAGCCACGACAGCGAGCGCGTGGTCAAAGCGGCGTCCGGCGCCCTGCGCAACCTGGCCGTGGACCTGCGCAACAAGGAGCTGATCG GCAAACATGCCATCCCCAACCTAGTGAAGAACCTGCCTGGAGGCCAGCAGACCCCTGCCAAAAATCTCTCTGAGGACACAGTGGTGTCAATCCTCAACACCATCAATGAAGTGATCGTGGACAACCTTGAGGCAGCCAAAAAGCTCCGTGAAACCCAGGGGATCGAGAAGCTTGTGCTGATTAACAAATCTGG GAACCGCTCGGAGAGAGAAGTCCGGGCAGCCGCCCTCGTCTTGCAGACAGTCTGGGGCTATAAGGAGCTGCGGAAGCCCCTTGAGAAGGAAGGCTGGAAGAAGTCAGATTTCCAG GTGAACCTGAGCAATGCCTCTCGGACCCAGGGAGGCAACTCCTTTGATGACAGCACCTTGCCTCTCATCGACAGGAACCAAAAAACAG ACAAGAAATCCTCCCGGGAGGAGATCCAGATGAGCAACATGGGACCAG acAACTATTCCACACTCAACGAGAGGGACCACAGCAGGACGCTGGACCGATCCGGTGACCTCGGAGAGATGGAGCCGGTGAAGGCAGCGCCATTGATG AAGATCTAG